GTGTAGCAGGTGTCGGTAAGACCACTGTTCTCGACATAGTAGCCAGAGAGAGTGGGATACCGGTTGTCAATTACGGTACCCTCATGTTTGAGGTTGCAAAGAGGCGTGGCCTAGTAGAGAACAGAGACCAAATAAGGAAGCTCTCAAGAGAAACTCAAGTTGATCTTCAAAAACTTGCAGGTGAAGAGATTGGGAAAATGGAAAACGCGATAGTCGACACACACATGTCCATAAAGACACCGTTTGGATATCTACCAGGTCTACCGGAGTGGGTCCTCAGATCTATAAATGCTTCCGTATTTGTAATAATAGAGGCTGATCCAGCTATAATCAAAAGGAGGAGAGACAACGATCCCACTAGGGCCAGGGATGACGAAGGCGTAGACAGTATACGCGAACATCAGGAGATGAACCGATACTTTGCAGCAGCCTACTCAATATTCAGCGGCGCCACGGTAAAGATTGTTAAAAATGAAGAGGGGAAACCCGAACAGGCCGCAGATGAAATCGTGAGGGTGATAAAATGACAGAAACCTACAATAAAGAACAGCAGGAAGCGATGAAGAAAATGATGAGCTTCCAGATGCTTTACATGCTAATTATGCTGGGATCTTTATTCATCGTTATAACGCCTTCTTCCCGTGATGCTGTGGGGAACTTGTTGAACGTAGTGTTGATCCCGACCATAGGTTTTGGTTACCGCTATCCACTGTTAAGCATA
This genomic stretch from Thermoplasma volcanium GSS1 harbors:
- a CDS encoding adenylate kinase, yielding MRSVITGVAGVGKTTVLDIVARESGIPVVNYGTLMFEVAKRRGLVENRDQIRKLSRETQVDLQKLAGEEIGKMENAIVDTHMSIKTPFGYLPGLPEWVLRSINASVFVIIEADPAIIKRRRDNDPTRARDDEGVDSIREHQEMNRYFAAAYSIFSGATVKIVKNEEGKPEQAADEIVRVIK